A genomic region of Vampirovibrio chlorellavorus contains the following coding sequences:
- a CDS encoding class I SAM-dependent methyltransferase, with protein sequence MNCDSHQHATPLMDSPLGSCGKPCDQTCDEPCADKPAPPAKSRWAHWLNASLFNTLDLCFDEVYEEPKKILIVGGCRQMDWAQHVALLLPAAEIHLVDPDEAMVKRAQEEICCRFKFVTASLEQLPYETNQFDLTLAHNLLALPQADWERSVAELSRVTRSNLMVSMHRPLLWAMANRVSGFANAVQELGIEVPAQLPGSNDFISQLSRHAKIKAKLAPFPWTVYMTAVRPKWDEKLTLAS encoded by the coding sequence ATGAACTGCGACTCTCACCAGCATGCGACTCCTTTAATGGACTCCCCGTTGGGTTCCTGTGGAAAGCCCTGTGATCAGACCTGTGATGAGCCTTGTGCCGATAAACCGGCCCCCCCGGCCAAGTCTCGCTGGGCCCACTGGCTGAACGCCAGCCTGTTTAACACCCTGGATCTCTGCTTTGATGAGGTGTACGAGGAGCCTAAAAAGATTCTGATTGTGGGCGGTTGCCGCCAAATGGACTGGGCCCAGCACGTGGCCCTGTTGTTGCCTGCCGCTGAAATTCATCTGGTAGACCCCGATGAGGCCATGGTGAAGCGGGCGCAGGAAGAGATTTGCTGTCGCTTCAAGTTTGTGACCGCCTCCCTGGAACAGTTGCCCTACGAAACCAACCAGTTTGACCTGACGTTGGCCCATAACCTGTTGGCCTTGCCGCAGGCGGATTGGGAGCGCAGCGTGGCCGAGTTGTCCCGGGTGACCCGGTCTAACCTGATGGTGTCGATGCATCGTCCCCTGCTGTGGGCCATGGCGAATCGGGTCAGTGGTTTCGCCAACGCCGTTCAGGAGTTAGGGATTGAGGTGCCCGCCCAGCTGCCCGGCAGCAACGATTTTATCAGCCAGCTGAGTCGCCACGCCAAGATTAAAGCCAAGCTGGCCCCGTTTCCCTGGACGGTGTATATGACCGCCGTACGCCCCAAGTGGGATGAAAAGCTGACCCTGGCCTCATAA